In Fundulus heteroclitus isolate FHET01 chromosome 8, MU-UCD_Fhet_4.1, whole genome shotgun sequence, a genomic segment contains:
- the abl1 gene encoding tyrosine-protein kinase ABL1 isoform X1 has protein sequence MGQQPGKLVGDQRRPSFPAFIKGGKRDSTRHVNVFDKHEALQRPDFEGQGLSEAARWNSKESLLAGPSENDPNLFVALYDFVASGDNTLSITKGEKLRVLGYNHNGEWCEAQTKNGQGWVPSNYITPVNSLEKHSWYHGPVSRNAAEYLLSSGINGSFLVRESESSPGQRSISLRYEGRVYHYRINTASDGKLYVSSESRFTTLAELVHHHSTVQDGLITTLHYPAPKRNKPTIYGVSPNYDKWEMERTDITMKHKLGGGQYGEVYEGVWKKYNLTVAVKTLKEDTMEVEEFLKEAAVMKEIKHPNLVQLLGVCTREPPFYIITEFMTHGNLLDYLRDCNKEEVNAVVLLYMATQISSAMEYLEKKNFIHRDLAARNCLVGENHLVKVADFGLSRLMTGDTYTAHAGAKFPIKWTAPESLAYNTFSIKSDVWAFGVLLWEIATYGMSPYPGIDLSQVYELLQRDYRMERPEGCPEKVYELMRACWRWTPSERPSFAETHQAFETMFQESSISDEVEKELGKKGKKITLGSIQQAPELPTKTRTLHKNMENRNRDSPDPVEPEAVSSPMLPRKERPLLDNNLNEDDRLIPKDKDKTRGNSFFSLIKIKKRNAPAPPKRSSSFRETDIPFERRLVTPDPRDSENCNNGTSVSLNDNTHGVESSKFLGGNNNGAGGVISGTPNYPAPLFPRKKAPPVGSKAATTPPSEEEGLSNSNRFLWSPIMSNGRDGNEWKSVTLPRDLGQRHFDSSTLGGKPALPRKRTNEQKGESARRMGTLTPPPRLNTSPDASSSSSSFLGKDADPNPGSGPQALTPKGLKRPGVTGQENSKTSALQAELLKANVLPTLGAAGEECRARRNKHAGESSSVRERGKIQKPKPAPPPPPTGPKSGKIPRSPTQESPSSPSDIKAKGLPSMSDPNHTAAASDQARSPISEGSKKGPLGSKPPALKASASTTSMTTSLSSQNQGGPSSPADQGISAFTPIAKTRSSLRKTTPRQASERTPNSAVTREMVLEGAELLRAAISRMSEQTGSHSGVLEAGKNLSKYCVSYVDSIQQMRNKFAFREAINKLESSLRELQICPSATGGANAQQDFSKLLSSVKEISDIVQR, from the exons AAGCTCTACAGAGACCGGACTTTGAGGGTCAGGGTCTGTCTGAAGCAGCTCGCTGGAACTCCAAAGAGAGCCTGTTGGCAGGACCCAGTGAGAATGACCCCAACTTGTTTGTTGCGCTCTATGATTTCGTAGCAAGTGGCGACAACACACTGAGCATTACTAAAG GGGAGAAGTTGCGTGTTCTGGGTTACAACCACAACGGCGAGTGGTGCGAGGCACAGACCAAGAATGGCCAGGGTTGGGTGCCGTCCAACTACATCACTCCAGTCAACAGCCTGGAGAAGCACAGCTGGTACCATGGCCCCGTGTCACGCAACGCCGCCGAGTACCTGCTTAGCTCGGGTATCAACGGGAGCTTCCTGGTCCGGGAGAGCGAGAGCAGCCCTGGACAGAGGTCCATTTCCCTGCGCTATGAGGGCAGAGTCTACCATTACAGGATCAACACTGCATCAGATGGCAAG CTCTACGTCTCGTCGGAGAGCCGCTTCACCACGTTGGCGGAGCTGGTACACCACCACTCCACCGTGCAGGACGGCCTCATCACCACGCTGCATTACCCGGCTCCAAAGCGCAACAAGCCCACCATCTATGGAGTGTCTCCCAACTACGACAAGTGGGAAATGGAGCGCACTGACATCACAATGAAGCACAAACTGGGAGGGGGCCAGTATGGGGAGGTCTATGAAGGTGTCTGGAAGAAGTACAACCTCACTGTGGCTGTCAAGACCCTTAAG GAGGACACAATGGAGGTGGAGGAGTTTCTCAAGGAGGCTGCAGTCATGAAGGAGATTAAACATCCCAACCTGGTGCAGCTTTTAG GAGTGTGCACACGTGAGCCGCCGTTCTACATCATCACAGAGTTCATGACCCATGGGAACCTGCTGGACTACCTGAGGGATTGCAACAAGGAGGAGGTCAACGCTGTGGTGCTGCTGTACATGGCCACACAGATCTCATCCGCCatggagtacctggagaaaaAGAACTTCATACACAG ggacTTGGCTGCCCGCAACTGTTTGGTCGGGGAGAACCACCTGGTGAAGGTTGCGGACTTCGGCTTGAGCCGATTAATGACGGGAGACACGTATACGGCTCATGCTGGGGCCAAGTTCCCCATCAAGTGGACTGCTCCAGAGAGTCTGGCCTATAACACGTTCTCCATAAAGTCTGACGTCTGGG caTTCGGGGTGCTGCTGTGGGAGATCGCCACCTATGGCATGTCTCCTTACCCCGGCATTGACTTGTCCCAGGTGTATGAGCTGCTGCAAAGAGACTATCGCATGGAACGGCCAGAGGGCTGTCCAGAGAAGGTCTACGAGTTAATGAGAGCCT GTTGGAGGTGGACCCCCTCAGAGCGTCCATCGTTTGCCGAGACGCATCAAGCCTTCGAGACCATGTTCCAGGAGTCCAGCATCTCTGATG AGGTTGAGAAGGAGTTGGGAAAGAAGGGGAAGAAGATAACATTAGGCTCCATCCAACAGGCTCCGGAGCTGCCGACTAAAACCAGGACGCTCCATAAGAACATGGAAAACAGGAACCGGGACAGTCCAG ACCCTGTGGAACCAGAGGCCGTTTCATCGCCAATGCTCCCGAGGAAAgagcgccctctgctggacaaCAACCTAAATGAAGACGACCGCCTGATCCCCAAAGATAAAGACAAGACCCGTGGCAATAGTTTTTTCAGCCTCATCAAGATAAAGAAAAGAAACGCACCAGCTCCACCCAAACGAAGCTCCTCGTTCAGAGAGACGGACATTCCCTTCGAAAGGAGGCTGGTGACTCCTGATCCACGGGACAGTGAAAACTGCAACAATGGTACATCGGTGTCTCTGAATGACAACACGCATGGCGTTGAGTCCTCGAAGTTCTTGGGAGGTAACAACAACGGGGCGGGAGGCGTCATCAGCGGGACTCCCAACTACCCTGCGCCTCTGTTCCCCCGTAAGAAGGCCCCCCCTGTAGGGAGCAAGGCGGCTACGACGCCACCCAGCGAGGAGGAAGGCCTCTCTAATTCAAACCGTTTCCTCTGGTCCCCCATCATGTCCAACGGCCGAGACGGCAACGAGTGGAAGTCTGTGACGCTACCCCGAGATCTGGGCCAGCGGCACTTTGACTCCAGCACGCTGGGGGGGAAGCCGGCTCTGCCGCGAAAGAGGACCAATGAGCAGAAAGGAGAGAGCGCCCGTCGAATGGGCACCCTGACCCCCCCGCCGCGTCTTAACACGTCGCCGGAcgcgtcctcctcctcctcctccttcctgggTAAAGACGCCGATCCCAACCCTGGTTCCGGTCCGCAAGCATTGACGCCCAAAGGGCTCAAGAGGCCAGGTGTGACGGGGCAGGAGAACTCCAAGACCAGCGCGCTGCAGGCGGAGCTCCTGAAGGCCAACGTGCTCCCCACTTTGGGGGCTGCAGGAGAGGAGTGCAGGGCCCGCAGGAACAAGCATGCTGGGGAATCCTCATCCGTCAGGGAGAGAGGCAAGATCCAGAAACCCAAACCAGCTCCACCGCCACCGCCCACTGGTCCCAAATCAGGCAAAATCCCTCGAAGCCCCACTCAAGAGTCCCCTTCTTCCCCTTCAGACATCAAAGCTAAGGGCCTTCCCTCCATGTCAGACCCTAACCATACAGCTGCTGCTAGTGACCAAGCCCGCTCGCCCATCAGCGAGGGATCCAAAAAGGGACCTTTGGGCTCTAAACCTCCAGCGCTCAAGGCTTCTGCTTCCACCACCTCAATGACCACTTCTCTGTCCAGCCAGAACCAGGGGGGCCCATCTTCCCCCGCCGATCAGGGCATATCCGCCTTCACCCCCATCGCAAAAACCCGATCCTCCCTCCGCAAGACCACGCCCCGGCAAGCCAGCGAGCGCACGCCCAATTCGGCGGTGACGCGCGAGATGGTCCTGGAGGGAGCCGAGCTGCTGCGCGCCGCCATCTCCCGCATGTCGGAGCAGACGGGCAGCCACAGCGGCGTGCTGGAGGCCGGCAAGAACCTGTCCAAGTACTGCGTGAGCTACGTCGACTCCATCCAGCAGATGAGGAACAAGTTCGCCTTCCGAGAGGCCATCAACAAGCTCGAGAGCAGCCTGCGCGAGCTGCAGATCTGTCCCTCCGCCACAGGGGGCGCCAACGCTCAGCAGGACTTCAGCAAGCTGCTGTCCTCCGTCAAAGAGATCAGCGACATTGTCCAGAGGTAG
- the abl1 gene encoding tyrosine-protein kinase ABL1 isoform X2, which produces MKMLEICLKLVGCKSKKGLSSSSSCYLEEALQRPDFEGQGLSEAARWNSKESLLAGPSENDPNLFVALYDFVASGDNTLSITKGEKLRVLGYNHNGEWCEAQTKNGQGWVPSNYITPVNSLEKHSWYHGPVSRNAAEYLLSSGINGSFLVRESESSPGQRSISLRYEGRVYHYRINTASDGKLYVSSESRFTTLAELVHHHSTVQDGLITTLHYPAPKRNKPTIYGVSPNYDKWEMERTDITMKHKLGGGQYGEVYEGVWKKYNLTVAVKTLKEDTMEVEEFLKEAAVMKEIKHPNLVQLLGVCTREPPFYIITEFMTHGNLLDYLRDCNKEEVNAVVLLYMATQISSAMEYLEKKNFIHRDLAARNCLVGENHLVKVADFGLSRLMTGDTYTAHAGAKFPIKWTAPESLAYNTFSIKSDVWAFGVLLWEIATYGMSPYPGIDLSQVYELLQRDYRMERPEGCPEKVYELMRACWRWTPSERPSFAETHQAFETMFQESSISDEVEKELGKKGKKITLGSIQQAPELPTKTRTLHKNMENRNRDSPDPVEPEAVSSPMLPRKERPLLDNNLNEDDRLIPKDKDKTRGNSFFSLIKIKKRNAPAPPKRSSSFRETDIPFERRLVTPDPRDSENCNNGTSVSLNDNTHGVESSKFLGGNNNGAGGVISGTPNYPAPLFPRKKAPPVGSKAATTPPSEEEGLSNSNRFLWSPIMSNGRDGNEWKSVTLPRDLGQRHFDSSTLGGKPALPRKRTNEQKGESARRMGTLTPPPRLNTSPDASSSSSSFLGKDADPNPGSGPQALTPKGLKRPGVTGQENSKTSALQAELLKANVLPTLGAAGEECRARRNKHAGESSSVRERGKIQKPKPAPPPPPTGPKSGKIPRSPTQESPSSPSDIKAKGLPSMSDPNHTAAASDQARSPISEGSKKGPLGSKPPALKASASTTSMTTSLSSQNQGGPSSPADQGISAFTPIAKTRSSLRKTTPRQASERTPNSAVTREMVLEGAELLRAAISRMSEQTGSHSGVLEAGKNLSKYCVSYVDSIQQMRNKFAFREAINKLESSLRELQICPSATGGANAQQDFSKLLSSVKEISDIVQR; this is translated from the exons atgaAAATGTTGGAGATATGCCTGAAATTGGTGGGGTGTAAATCTAAGAAAGGCCTCTCGTCATCCTCCAGCTGTTACTTGGAAG AAGCTCTACAGAGACCGGACTTTGAGGGTCAGGGTCTGTCTGAAGCAGCTCGCTGGAACTCCAAAGAGAGCCTGTTGGCAGGACCCAGTGAGAATGACCCCAACTTGTTTGTTGCGCTCTATGATTTCGTAGCAAGTGGCGACAACACACTGAGCATTACTAAAG GGGAGAAGTTGCGTGTTCTGGGTTACAACCACAACGGCGAGTGGTGCGAGGCACAGACCAAGAATGGCCAGGGTTGGGTGCCGTCCAACTACATCACTCCAGTCAACAGCCTGGAGAAGCACAGCTGGTACCATGGCCCCGTGTCACGCAACGCCGCCGAGTACCTGCTTAGCTCGGGTATCAACGGGAGCTTCCTGGTCCGGGAGAGCGAGAGCAGCCCTGGACAGAGGTCCATTTCCCTGCGCTATGAGGGCAGAGTCTACCATTACAGGATCAACACTGCATCAGATGGCAAG CTCTACGTCTCGTCGGAGAGCCGCTTCACCACGTTGGCGGAGCTGGTACACCACCACTCCACCGTGCAGGACGGCCTCATCACCACGCTGCATTACCCGGCTCCAAAGCGCAACAAGCCCACCATCTATGGAGTGTCTCCCAACTACGACAAGTGGGAAATGGAGCGCACTGACATCACAATGAAGCACAAACTGGGAGGGGGCCAGTATGGGGAGGTCTATGAAGGTGTCTGGAAGAAGTACAACCTCACTGTGGCTGTCAAGACCCTTAAG GAGGACACAATGGAGGTGGAGGAGTTTCTCAAGGAGGCTGCAGTCATGAAGGAGATTAAACATCCCAACCTGGTGCAGCTTTTAG GAGTGTGCACACGTGAGCCGCCGTTCTACATCATCACAGAGTTCATGACCCATGGGAACCTGCTGGACTACCTGAGGGATTGCAACAAGGAGGAGGTCAACGCTGTGGTGCTGCTGTACATGGCCACACAGATCTCATCCGCCatggagtacctggagaaaaAGAACTTCATACACAG ggacTTGGCTGCCCGCAACTGTTTGGTCGGGGAGAACCACCTGGTGAAGGTTGCGGACTTCGGCTTGAGCCGATTAATGACGGGAGACACGTATACGGCTCATGCTGGGGCCAAGTTCCCCATCAAGTGGACTGCTCCAGAGAGTCTGGCCTATAACACGTTCTCCATAAAGTCTGACGTCTGGG caTTCGGGGTGCTGCTGTGGGAGATCGCCACCTATGGCATGTCTCCTTACCCCGGCATTGACTTGTCCCAGGTGTATGAGCTGCTGCAAAGAGACTATCGCATGGAACGGCCAGAGGGCTGTCCAGAGAAGGTCTACGAGTTAATGAGAGCCT GTTGGAGGTGGACCCCCTCAGAGCGTCCATCGTTTGCCGAGACGCATCAAGCCTTCGAGACCATGTTCCAGGAGTCCAGCATCTCTGATG AGGTTGAGAAGGAGTTGGGAAAGAAGGGGAAGAAGATAACATTAGGCTCCATCCAACAGGCTCCGGAGCTGCCGACTAAAACCAGGACGCTCCATAAGAACATGGAAAACAGGAACCGGGACAGTCCAG ACCCTGTGGAACCAGAGGCCGTTTCATCGCCAATGCTCCCGAGGAAAgagcgccctctgctggacaaCAACCTAAATGAAGACGACCGCCTGATCCCCAAAGATAAAGACAAGACCCGTGGCAATAGTTTTTTCAGCCTCATCAAGATAAAGAAAAGAAACGCACCAGCTCCACCCAAACGAAGCTCCTCGTTCAGAGAGACGGACATTCCCTTCGAAAGGAGGCTGGTGACTCCTGATCCACGGGACAGTGAAAACTGCAACAATGGTACATCGGTGTCTCTGAATGACAACACGCATGGCGTTGAGTCCTCGAAGTTCTTGGGAGGTAACAACAACGGGGCGGGAGGCGTCATCAGCGGGACTCCCAACTACCCTGCGCCTCTGTTCCCCCGTAAGAAGGCCCCCCCTGTAGGGAGCAAGGCGGCTACGACGCCACCCAGCGAGGAGGAAGGCCTCTCTAATTCAAACCGTTTCCTCTGGTCCCCCATCATGTCCAACGGCCGAGACGGCAACGAGTGGAAGTCTGTGACGCTACCCCGAGATCTGGGCCAGCGGCACTTTGACTCCAGCACGCTGGGGGGGAAGCCGGCTCTGCCGCGAAAGAGGACCAATGAGCAGAAAGGAGAGAGCGCCCGTCGAATGGGCACCCTGACCCCCCCGCCGCGTCTTAACACGTCGCCGGAcgcgtcctcctcctcctcctccttcctgggTAAAGACGCCGATCCCAACCCTGGTTCCGGTCCGCAAGCATTGACGCCCAAAGGGCTCAAGAGGCCAGGTGTGACGGGGCAGGAGAACTCCAAGACCAGCGCGCTGCAGGCGGAGCTCCTGAAGGCCAACGTGCTCCCCACTTTGGGGGCTGCAGGAGAGGAGTGCAGGGCCCGCAGGAACAAGCATGCTGGGGAATCCTCATCCGTCAGGGAGAGAGGCAAGATCCAGAAACCCAAACCAGCTCCACCGCCACCGCCCACTGGTCCCAAATCAGGCAAAATCCCTCGAAGCCCCACTCAAGAGTCCCCTTCTTCCCCTTCAGACATCAAAGCTAAGGGCCTTCCCTCCATGTCAGACCCTAACCATACAGCTGCTGCTAGTGACCAAGCCCGCTCGCCCATCAGCGAGGGATCCAAAAAGGGACCTTTGGGCTCTAAACCTCCAGCGCTCAAGGCTTCTGCTTCCACCACCTCAATGACCACTTCTCTGTCCAGCCAGAACCAGGGGGGCCCATCTTCCCCCGCCGATCAGGGCATATCCGCCTTCACCCCCATCGCAAAAACCCGATCCTCCCTCCGCAAGACCACGCCCCGGCAAGCCAGCGAGCGCACGCCCAATTCGGCGGTGACGCGCGAGATGGTCCTGGAGGGAGCCGAGCTGCTGCGCGCCGCCATCTCCCGCATGTCGGAGCAGACGGGCAGCCACAGCGGCGTGCTGGAGGCCGGCAAGAACCTGTCCAAGTACTGCGTGAGCTACGTCGACTCCATCCAGCAGATGAGGAACAAGTTCGCCTTCCGAGAGGCCATCAACAAGCTCGAGAGCAGCCTGCGCGAGCTGCAGATCTGTCCCTCCGCCACAGGGGGCGCCAACGCTCAGCAGGACTTCAGCAAGCTGCTGTCCTCCGTCAAAGAGATCAGCGACATTGTCCAGAGGTAG